Part of the Drosophila santomea strain STO CAGO 1482 chromosome 2L, Prin_Dsan_1.1, whole genome shotgun sequence genome is shown below.
GGTCTTCTTCACGTGCAACATCTGCGGCGAGTCGGTAAAGAAACCGGCGGTGGAGAAGCACTACCAGATGCGTTGTCGCGGCAATGACAAGAACGTGTCCTGCATGGACTGCCTGAAGGACTTTTACGGCGAGGAGTACGTGGCACACACCAAGTGCATCTCAGAGGCCCAGAAGTACGCCAGCCAAAGTCAGGGCTTCGCCGCGAAGGAGCCGCGCAACAAGAATGCTCAGAAGCAGGAGAGTTGGATGGATATTATCCGATCGATCCTTGACAGCAGCGAGTACAATCTAACTCCGGCCGTTCGATCCGCCTTCCAGAAGCTTCAGAGCGTCGACAATGTGCCCCGCAAGAAGGCCAAGTTTGAGAACTTTGTGGGAAACTGCATGCGCATGCCTCGCAATCAGGCCACCCAGGTGTGGGATATTCTCGAGAAGGAACTGAACAAGATGAAGGAGGCAAAGCAAACGGAGCTGGCA
Proteins encoded:
- the LOC120458635 gene encoding cell growth-regulating nucleolar protein; amino-acid sequence: MVFFTCNICGESVKKPAVEKHYQMRCRGNDKNVSCMDCLKDFYGEEYVAHTKCISEAQKYASQSQGFAAKEPRNKNAQKQESWMDIIRSILDSSEYNLTPAVRSAFQKLQSVDNVPRKKAKFENFVGNCMRMPRNQATQVWDILEKELNKMKEAKQTELARAKAEKVAEIQRQQKAEAEEEEAPPKKKAKVEATEDAASEETVNGITSDFDWAAHLTKIVTKQSDGIFLEKLRKKLLKKYSKHLSVEELTAKQAKKFQKRFLKQLKLADSLQVDGDLVKIAS